One genomic segment of Corvus moneduloides isolate bCorMon1 chromosome 23, bCorMon1.pri, whole genome shotgun sequence includes these proteins:
- the GALE gene encoding UDP-glucose 4-epimerase — translation MAEKILVTGGAGYIGSHCVLELLQAGYVPVVIDNFHNAIRGSEELPESLRRVQDIVHQPVLFQELDITDEAALQELFRKHRFSAVMHFAGLKAVGESVQKPLEYYRVNLTGTIRLLETMKAHGVRNIVFSSSATVYGDPKYLPLDEKHPVGGCTNPYGKSKFFIEEMIRDLCKAEKDWNAVLLRYFNPIGAHESGMIGEDPQGIPNNLMPYVAQVAVGRREFLSVFGNDYKTDDGTGVRDYIHVVDLAKGHIAALKKLKENCGCKVYNLGTGTGYSVLQMVRAMEKASGREIKYRITARREGDVASCYADPALAERELGWKAAFGLDKMCEDLWRWQLQNPTGFSKN, via the exons ATGGCAGAGAAGATCCTGGTGACGGGCGGCGCCGGCTACATCGGCAGCCACTgcgtgctggagctgctgcaggcgGGGTACGTCCCCGTGGTCATCGACAACTTCCACAACGCCATCCGAG gATCAGAGGAGCTCCCCGAGAGCCTCCGGCGCGTGCAGGACATCGTGCACCAGCCTGTGCTCTTCCAGGAGCTCGATATCACGGACGAGGCCGCGCTGCAGGAGCTCTTCAGGAAG CACCGTTTCTCGGCCGTGATGCACTTTGCGGGGCTGAAGGCCGTGGGGGAGTCTGTGCAGAAGCCTCTGGAATATTACAGAGTGAACCTCACCGGGACCATCCGGCTGCTGGAG acCATGAAGGCCCACGGCGTGAGGAACATCGTGTTCAGCAGCTCCGCCACCGTCTACGGGGACCCCAAGTACCTCCCCCTGGATGAGAAGCACCCGGTCGGGGGCTGCACCAACCCCTACGGCAAATCCAAGTTCTTCATCGAGGAGATGATCCGGGAtctctgcaaagcagagaag GACTGGAACGCCGTCCTCCTGCGCTACTTCAACCCCATCGGCGCCCACGAGTCGGGGATGATCGGAGAAGATCCTCAGGGGATCCCCAATAACCTCATGCCCTACGTGGCACAG GTGGCCGTGGGACGCCGGGAATTCCTGAGCGTCTTTGGGAACGACTACAAGACGGACGATGGAACGG GAGTCAGGGATTACATCCACGTCGTGGATCTGGCCAAGGGCCACATCGCTGCTCTGAAGAAGCTCAAGGAGAACTGTGGCTGCAAG GTCTACAACCTGGGCACAGGCACCGGCTACTCCGTGCTGCAGATGGTCCGGGCCATGGAGAAAGCCTCGGGGAGGGAG atCAAGTACCGGATCACAGCCCGGCGGGAGGGAGACGTGGCCTCCTGCTACGCTGACCCCGCGCTGGCCGAgcgggagctgggctggaaagctgcctttgGTCTGGACAAGATGT GTGAGGACCTGTGGCGGTGGCAGCTGCAGAACCCCACGGGCTTCAGCAAGAACTGA
- the HMGCL gene encoding hydroxymethylglutaryl-CoA lyase, mitochondrial isoform X1: MPLCDTGCAPRDGAWGQVSSAAAASAGYPKRVKVVEVGPRDGLQNEKNVVPTPVKINLINMLSETGLPVIEATSFVSPKWVPQMADHTEVMQGINKLPGISYPVLTPNLKGFQAAVAAGAKEVSIFGAASELFTKKNINCSIEESLERFDEVMKAAREASIPVRGYVSCVLGCPYEGKISAAKVAEVSKKMYSMGCYEISLGDTIGVGTPGSMKDMLTVVMKEVPVGALAVHCHDTYGQALANILVALQMGVSVVDASVAGLGGCPYAQGASGNVATEDLVYMLNGLGIHTGVDLQKLMDTGTFICNALNRRTNSKVSQASCRL, from the exons ATGCCGCTGTGCGACACGGGCTGCGCGCCGCGGGACGGTGCCTGGGGACAG GTGAGCTCCGCGGCGGCGGCGAGCGCGGGGTACCCGAAGCGAGTGAAGGTGGTGGAGGTGGGACCCCGAGACGGGCTCCAGAACGAGAAG aaTGTTGTACCCACACCAGTGAAGATCAATTTAATCAACATGCTGTCAGAGACGGGGCTGCCGGTCATAGAGGCCACCAGCTTCGTGTCCCCCAAGTGGGTTCCTCAG ATGGCTGATCACACCGAGGTCATGCAGGGCATTAATAAATTACCTGGGATCAGCTACCCTGTGCTGACTCCAAACCTGAAGGGATTCCAGGCAGCG GTGGCAGCAGGGGCCAAAGAGGTGTCGATCTTTGGGGCAGCATCCGAGCTGTTCACCAAGAAAAACATCAACTGCTCCATAGAGGAGAGCCTGGAGAGGTTTGACGAGGTCATGAAGGCAGCCAGGGAAGCCAGCATTCCTGTCAGGGG ATATGTTTCCTGTGTCCTCGGATGTCCCTATGAAGGGAAGATTTCTGCAGCTAAAGTTGCAGAG GTCTCCAAGAAGATGTACTCCATGGGGTGCTACGAGATCTCCCTGGGGGACACCATCGGCGTGGGCACCCCCGGCAGCATGAAGGACATGCTGACAGTGGTCATGAAGGAGGTGCCTGTGGGGGCTCTGGCTGTCCACTGCCACGACACCTATGGACAGGCTCTGGCCAACATCCTGGTAGCCCTCCAG ATGGGGGTGAGCGTGGTCGATGCTTCCGTGGCTGGCCTTGGAGGGTGTCCCTATGCCCAGGGAGCCTCTGGCAACGTGGCCACAGAGGATTTGGTGTACATGCTCAACGGGCTGGGCATCCACACG GGAGTGGATCTCCAGAAGCTGATGGACACAGGCACCTTCATTTGCAATGCTCTGAACAGAAGAACCAATTCCAAGGTGTCTCAGGCATCCTGCAGACTGTGA
- the HMGCL gene encoding hydroxymethylglutaryl-CoA lyase, mitochondrial isoform X2 encodes MAAARRLLPRWAGSLRPVSSAAAASAGYPKRVKVVEVGPRDGLQNEKNVVPTPVKINLINMLSETGLPVIEATSFVSPKWVPQMADHTEVMQGINKLPGISYPVLTPNLKGFQAAVAAGAKEVSIFGAASELFTKKNINCSIEESLERFDEVMKAAREASIPVRGYVSCVLGCPYEGKISAAKVAEVSKKMYSMGCYEISLGDTIGVGTPGSMKDMLTVVMKEVPVGALAVHCHDTYGQALANILVALQMGVSVVDASVAGLGGCPYAQGASGNVATEDLVYMLNGLGIHTGVDLQKLMDTGTFICNALNRRTNSKVSQASCRL; translated from the exons atggcggcggcgcggcggctGCTGCCGCGCTGGGCGGGATCGCTGCGGCCC GTGAGCTCCGCGGCGGCGGCGAGCGCGGGGTACCCGAAGCGAGTGAAGGTGGTGGAGGTGGGACCCCGAGACGGGCTCCAGAACGAGAAG aaTGTTGTACCCACACCAGTGAAGATCAATTTAATCAACATGCTGTCAGAGACGGGGCTGCCGGTCATAGAGGCCACCAGCTTCGTGTCCCCCAAGTGGGTTCCTCAG ATGGCTGATCACACCGAGGTCATGCAGGGCATTAATAAATTACCTGGGATCAGCTACCCTGTGCTGACTCCAAACCTGAAGGGATTCCAGGCAGCG GTGGCAGCAGGGGCCAAAGAGGTGTCGATCTTTGGGGCAGCATCCGAGCTGTTCACCAAGAAAAACATCAACTGCTCCATAGAGGAGAGCCTGGAGAGGTTTGACGAGGTCATGAAGGCAGCCAGGGAAGCCAGCATTCCTGTCAGGGG ATATGTTTCCTGTGTCCTCGGATGTCCCTATGAAGGGAAGATTTCTGCAGCTAAAGTTGCAGAG GTCTCCAAGAAGATGTACTCCATGGGGTGCTACGAGATCTCCCTGGGGGACACCATCGGCGTGGGCACCCCCGGCAGCATGAAGGACATGCTGACAGTGGTCATGAAGGAGGTGCCTGTGGGGGCTCTGGCTGTCCACTGCCACGACACCTATGGACAGGCTCTGGCCAACATCCTGGTAGCCCTCCAG ATGGGGGTGAGCGTGGTCGATGCTTCCGTGGCTGGCCTTGGAGGGTGTCCCTATGCCCAGGGAGCCTCTGGCAACGTGGCCACAGAGGATTTGGTGTACATGCTCAACGGGCTGGGCATCCACACG GGAGTGGATCTCCAGAAGCTGATGGACACAGGCACCTTCATTTGCAATGCTCTGAACAGAAGAACCAATTCCAAGGTGTCTCAGGCATCCTGCAGACTGTGA
- the HMGCL gene encoding hydroxymethylglutaryl-CoA lyase, mitochondrial isoform X3: MADHTEVMQGINKLPGISYPVLTPNLKGFQAAVAAGAKEVSIFGAASELFTKKNINCSIEESLERFDEVMKAAREASIPVRGYVSCVLGCPYEGKISAAKVAEVSKKMYSMGCYEISLGDTIGVGTPGSMKDMLTVVMKEVPVGALAVHCHDTYGQALANILVALQMGVSVVDASVAGLGGCPYAQGASGNVATEDLVYMLNGLGIHTGVDLQKLMDTGTFICNALNRRTNSKVSQASCRL; the protein is encoded by the exons ATGGCTGATCACACCGAGGTCATGCAGGGCATTAATAAATTACCTGGGATCAGCTACCCTGTGCTGACTCCAAACCTGAAGGGATTCCAGGCAGCG GTGGCAGCAGGGGCCAAAGAGGTGTCGATCTTTGGGGCAGCATCCGAGCTGTTCACCAAGAAAAACATCAACTGCTCCATAGAGGAGAGCCTGGAGAGGTTTGACGAGGTCATGAAGGCAGCCAGGGAAGCCAGCATTCCTGTCAGGGG ATATGTTTCCTGTGTCCTCGGATGTCCCTATGAAGGGAAGATTTCTGCAGCTAAAGTTGCAGAG GTCTCCAAGAAGATGTACTCCATGGGGTGCTACGAGATCTCCCTGGGGGACACCATCGGCGTGGGCACCCCCGGCAGCATGAAGGACATGCTGACAGTGGTCATGAAGGAGGTGCCTGTGGGGGCTCTGGCTGTCCACTGCCACGACACCTATGGACAGGCTCTGGCCAACATCCTGGTAGCCCTCCAG ATGGGGGTGAGCGTGGTCGATGCTTCCGTGGCTGGCCTTGGAGGGTGTCCCTATGCCCAGGGAGCCTCTGGCAACGTGGCCACAGAGGATTTGGTGTACATGCTCAACGGGCTGGGCATCCACACG GGAGTGGATCTCCAGAAGCTGATGGACACAGGCACCTTCATTTGCAATGCTCTGAACAGAAGAACCAATTCCAAGGTGTCTCAGGCATCCTGCAGACTGTGA
- the FUCA1 gene encoding tissue alpha-L-fucosidase has product MAALALLCAAAALGPGLAAPRYRPDWASLDARPLPAWFDRAKVGVFVHWGVFSVPAWGSEWFWWHWQGQHDAAYERFVRRRFPPGTTYADFAPQFTAHDFQPRQWAQLFQRAGARYVVLTTKHHEGFTNWGSPVSWNWNSVDTGPHRDLVGELGEALRESNLRYGLYHSLMEWFNPLYLADKQSGFKTQSFVLKKTMPELYDLVLKYKPDLIWSDGDWEAPDSYWNSTSFLAWLYNDSPVKDTVVVNDRWGWGCSCRHGGFYNCADKYRPGTLPDHKWEMCSSLDKLSWGYRSNMSLAEVMDEMSMIEELVQTVSLGGNYLLNVGPTKEGVIAPIFQERLLALGRWLDTNGEAIYESQPWRVQMENTTDTVWYTSKGPVVFAIFLLWPRDSDLHLSSPIPSPGTRVTLLGYAGTLKWQKSPGKGMLITLPYMLPSPLPPQSGWAVKLEGVK; this is encoded by the exons ATGGCGGCGCTGGCGCTGCTCTGCGCGGCGGCCGCGCTGGGCCCGGGGCTGGCCGCGCCGCGGTACCGCCCGGACTGGGCCAGCCTGGACGCGCGGCCGCTGCCGGCCTGGTTCGACCGGGCCAAGGTGGGGGTGTTCGTGCACTGGGGGGTGTTCTCCGTGCCGGCCTGGGGCTCCGAGTGGTTCTGGTGGCACTGGCAGGGCCAGCACGATGCCGCCTACGAGCGCTTCGTGCGCCGCCGCTTCCCGCCCGGCACCACGTACGCAGACTTCGCACCTCAGTTCACAGCCCACGACTTCCAGCCCCGCCAGTGGGCACAGCTCTTCCAGCGGGCCGGGGCCAG gtATGTGGTCCTGACCACCAAGCACCACGAGGGCTTCACCAACTGGGGGTCACCGGTGTCCTGGAACTGGAATTCTGTGGATACAGGGCCCCACCGAGACCtggtgggagagctgggagaagcCCTCAGGGAGAG CAACCTCCGTTATGGGCTGTATCACTCCCTGATGGAGTGGTTTAACCCTCTCTACCTCGCTGACAAACAAAGTGGCTTCAAGACCCAGAGCTTCGTTTTAAAGAAGACGATGCCAGAACTTTATGACCTTGTCTTGAA ATACAAACCAGATCTGATTTGGTCAGATGGAGACTGGGAAGCTCCAGATTCCTACTGGAATTCCACCTCTTTCCTTGCCTGGCTCTATAACGACAGCCCTGTCAAG gaCACCGTGGTTGTCAACGATCGCTGGGgttggggctgctcctgccgtCACGGGGGTTTCTACAACTGTGCTGACAAGTACAGGCCAGGCACCCTGCCAGATCACAAGTGGGAGATGTGCTCCTCCCTGGACAAGCTCTCCTGGGGCTATCGCAGCAACATGAGCCTCGCTGAGGTGATGGATGAAATGAGTATGATTGAG GAGCTGGTGCAGACTGTGAGTTTGGGTGGCAACTACCTCCTCAATGTGGGACCTACGAAAGAAGGGGTGATTGCCCCCATCTTCCAAGAGAGACTCCTGGCCCTTGGGAGGTGGCTGGACACCAATGGGGAGGCAATTTATGAATCCCAGCCTTGGAGGGTGCAGATGGAGAACACCACAGACACGGTCTG GTACACCTCCAAGGGACCAGTGGTCTTTGCCATCTTCCTGCTCTGGCCTCGGGACAGTGACCTGCATCTGTCCTCGCCCATTCCATCCCCAGGCACACGG GTGACACTGTTGGGGTATGCTGGCACTCTGAAGTGGCAAAAATCCCCAGGGAAAGGGATGCTCATAACCCTGCCCTACATGCTCCcgtctcctctccctcctcagtCCGGCTGGGCGGTGAAGCTCGAGGGTGTGAAGTGA
- the CNR2 gene encoding cannabinoid receptor 2 produces MDTCRIPENASKCSGNTMECFMVLSTQAQKISIGILCGLFGTMCVFENSLVLYLIFSSPGLRKKPSYLFIGSLALADILASIIFVCSFVNFHVFNKAGFSKEVFLLQLGGVNTSFSASLSSLLLTALDRYISISRPSEYKLLMTRKRAWTALAVLWVTCATIAYLPLLGWNCCVLDSACSELFPFVDDNYLSGWICFTVVLLGCIIYAYAHVLWRARQHVAYMEKHQAQVGKQNTRMRMDVMLAKTLVMVLAVLTLCWSPVLVLMIYSIFTRLSDHLRKVFAFCSTLCLLNSMVNPIIYALRSKELFSSLRRVFSHFRRQLKASEESPEAESTHKSSVIETVCEDTHVV; encoded by the coding sequence ATGGATACTTGTAGGATACCTGAAAACGCCTCCAAGTGCAGCGGGAACACCATGGAGTGCTTCATGGTGCTCAGCACGCAGGCACAGAAGATAAGCATTGGCATCCTCTGTGGCCTCTTTGGGACAATGTGTGTTTTTGAGAACTCCTTGGTGCTCTACCTGATTTTCTCTTCCCCTGGGCTCAGGAAAAAGCCTTCCTACCTCTTCATCggcagcctggccctggctgaCATCCTGGCCAGCATCATCTTTGTCTGCAGTTTCGTTAACTTCCACGTGTTTAACAAAGCTGGTTTCTCCAAGGAagtgttcctgctgcagctgggaggggtGAACACGTCCTTCTCCGCCTCCCTCAGCAgcctgctgctcacagccctgGACCGCTACATCTCCATCAGCCGGCCCTCGGAATACAAGCTCCTGATGACCAGGAAAAGAGCCTGGACAGCGCTGGCAGTGCTCTGGGTGACCTGTGCCACCATCGCTTACCTGCCCCTGCTGGGCTGGAACTGCTGCGTGCTGGATTCCGCCTGCTCCGAGCTGTTCCCCTTTGTGGATGACAATTACCTGTCGGGCTGGATCTGCTTCACCGTGGTCCTGCTGGGCTGCATCATCTACGCCTACGCCCACGTGCTCTGGAGGGCTCGCCAGCACGTGGCCTACATGGAGAAGCACCAGGCGCAGGTGGGGAAGCAAAACACCCGGATGAGGATGGACGTGATGCTGGCCAAGACCCTCGTCATGGTGCTGGCAGTCCTCACGCTCTGCTGGTCCCCCGTCCTCGTGCTCATGATCTACAGCATCTTCACCAGGCTGAGCGACCACCTGCGCAAGGTGTTCGCCTTCTGCAGCACCCTCTGCCTGCTCAACTCCATGGTGAACCCCATTATTTACGCCCTGCGGAGCAAGGAGCTGTTCTCCTCCCTGAGGAGGGTGTTCTCGCACTTCAGAAGGCAGCTGAAGGCCTCTGAGGAGAGCCCAGAAGCAGAGAGCACCCACAAGTCCTCCGTGATAGAGACCGTCTGCGAGGACACGCACGTAGTGTAG